From a single Miscanthus floridulus cultivar M001 chromosome 8, ASM1932011v1, whole genome shotgun sequence genomic region:
- the LOC136475858 gene encoding desmethyl-deoxy-podophyllotoxin synthase-like: MAADLPLYQLLAILLGIPLILFATTRRPRAGALRLPPGPWALPVIGHLHHLAGALPHRALRDLARRHGPLMMLRLGELSVVVASSPDAAREVLRTHDAAFASRPTGPMQELAYRGARGVVFAPYGEGWRQLRKICALELLSARRVQSFRPIREGEVGRLLRSVAASSSSPVNLSQGIAAYVADSTVSAIIGSRFKHRDAYLRMLQEGLKIVPGMTLPDLFPSSRLALLVSRVPGRIERHRRGMQRFIDTIITEHRENRASAKEEDDDDEDLLDVLLRLQKEVDSRDPLTTENIKTVMLDMFGAGSETSATTLQWAMAELMRNPRVMRKAQDEVRRALADHGKVTEDKLTSLRYLPLVIKETLRLHPAAPLLLPRECGNPCQVLGFDIPEGTMVIVNGWAIGRDPAHWDDPDEFVPERFDRGERDFKGTDFEFIPFGAGRRMCPGMAFGLAHIELALAALLFHFDWELPGGMAAERLDMTEAFGITTGLKTDLVLVAVPRVPVSIVE; the protein is encoded by the exons atggccgccgatcTGCCGCTCTACCAGCTGCTGGCGATCCTCCTCGGCATCCCGCTCATCCTCTTCGCCACCACCAGACGCCCCCGCGCGGGGGCCTTGCGGCTCCCGCCGGGCCCGTGGGCGCTGCCGGTCATCGGCCACCTGCACCACCTCGCGGGCGCGCTCCCGCACCGTGCGCTGCGGGACCTCGCGCGTCGCCACGGCCCACTCATGATGCTCCGACTCGGGGAGCTCTCCGTCGTGGTGGCCTCGTCCCCGGACGCCGCGCGCGAGGTCCTGAGGACCCACGACGCCGCGTTCGCGTCGCGGCCGACGGGCCCCATGCAGGAGCTGGCGTACCGGGGCGCCAGGGGCGTCGTCTTCGCGCCCTACGGCGAGGGGTGGCGCCAGCTCCGCAAGATCTGCGCGCTGGAGCTCCTCAGCGCCCGCCGCGTCCAGTCCTTCCGCCCCATCCGCGAGGGCGAGGTCGGCCGCCTCCTGCGCTCCGTCGCGGCGTCGTCTTCGTCGCCGGTGAACCTGAGCCAGGGGATCGCGGCGTACGTCGCGGACTCCACGGTGAGCGCCATCATCGGCAGCCGGTTCAAGCACCGCGATGCGTACCTCCGGATGCTGCAGGAGGGGCTCAAGATCGTGCCCGGGATGACCCTGCCGGACCTCTTCCCGTCCTCGCGCCTCGCGCTGCTCGTCAGCCGCGTGCCCGGCCGGATCGAGCGGCATCGCCGCGGCATGCAGCGGTTCATCGACACCATCATCACGGAGCACCGGGAGAACAGAGCAtccgccaaggaggaggacgacgacgacgaagactTGCTCGATGTGCTACTGAGACTGCAAAAGGAAGTTGACTCCCGTGACCCACTGACGACAGAGAACATCAAGACCGTCATGCTT GACATGTTTGGCGCGGGCAGCGAGACGTCGGCGACGACGCTGCAGTGGGCGATGGCAGAGCTCATGAGGAACCCAAGAGTGATGCGGAAGGCCCAAGACGAGGTCCGGCGAGCACTGGCTGACCACGGCAAGGTGACAGAGGACAAGCTGACGAGCCTACGCTACCTCCCGCTCGTCATCAAGGAGACGCTCCGGCTGCACCCGGCggcgccgctgctgctgccgcgcGAGTGCGGGAACCCATGCCAGGTGCTCGGGTTCGACATACCCGAAGGGACCATGGTGATCGTGAACGGGTGGGCGATCGGCAGGGACCCGGCGCACTGGGACGACCCCGACGAGTTCGTGCCCGAGAGATTCGACCGCGGCGAGAGAGACTTCAAAGGGACGGACTTCGAGTTCATACCGTTCGGCGCCGGGAGGCGGATGTGCCCTGGAATGGCGTTCGGGCTGGCGCACATCGAGCTGGCTCTCGCCGCGCTGCTCTTCCACTTCGACTGGGAGTTGCCGGGCGGGATGGCGGCTGAGCGGCTGGACATGACCGAAGCCTTCGGGATCACGACTGGGCTCAAGACTGACCTTGTGCTTGTCGCGGTGCCTCGCGTCCCGGTCTCCATTGTTGAGTAA
- the LOC136468638 gene encoding uncharacterized protein — protein sequence MTVYLKKNTRTTIVALPGDGEQEQEANEKDEVTEVELAKVPSSRIRLKRAQSEAKKKIAQAAITSFVVAGHTKAATQKNTNTKSVSAMLRRTPEEVVAERHKSKTSQPTIEQCTKKDKEAKQIIDDHVADFFYENGIPFNVINSRSWEIMLESIGHPAGTFFLGSVDASSEIANAQMLADLLEQQVDKIGKEYMVQVVTNNGANFKAAKRILIERIPHLFWTPCAAHCLNLLLQDIGEIKEFNTAINWGKKVCRFLYKHGRILDLMRQKICGDLVRPVVTRFATSYLTLASMYKHKNGLRALVVSKEWQVNSMSNNSEGKQVEDIVLSMPFWNRVECCLRASQPFLVALRIADGDETPTAPEIMAAMDHTKTTIKDSLKAKTDLLKEVMKRYDNRWENQNAVEVIWSSPILEFSEQSKISRQADDYEQSEGEGFSMPLVIRDRDKKNPIRWWNSYGGYSFELQSLAKKIISLCCSASGCELPHKKRNRLEHKRLNKLIYVSYNKKMSNRFQKIRELGCKGQKNNPLMLDEFQWDNEWVDANCEESTWATIDEAIGASENLQGRNLPRAAATRAAASVSQMYISKRPSTAAAATTAPDSIDDEDDDHEAQVQPDTSNAEVGMEVDGDSGGDGGGGFNLDDDLLI from the exons ATGACTGTTTACTTGAAGAAGAATACAAGGACTACAATTGTGGCACTTCCTGGAGATGgtgaacaagaacaagaagcaaaTGAAAAGGATGAAGTTACTGAAGTTGAACTAGCGAAAGTACCAAGTTCTAGGATAAGACTCAAGCGAGCACAATCAGAAGCAAAGAAGAAAATAGCTCAAGCTGCCATTACTTCCTTTGTGGTTGCGGGTCATACTAAAGCAGCAACTCAAAAGAACACCAACACCAAGTCAGTTAGTGCCATGCTTCGCAGGACACCAGAAGAAGTAGTTGCAGAAAGGCATAAATCCAAGACTTCTCAGCCCACTATAGAGCAGTGCACAAAGAAAGATAAAGAGGCTAAACAAATTATTGATGATCATGTTGCTGATTTCTTCTATGAAAATGGTATACCATTCAATGTCATTAATTCAAGAAGTTGGGAGATAATGCTTGAGTCCATTGGACA TCCAGCAGGGACCTTCTTCCTAGGTTCAGTGGATGCTTCAAGTGAGATAGCAAATGCACAAATGCTAGCTGATTTGTTGGAGCAGCAAGTTGACAAGATTGGGAAGGAATATATGGTGCAGGTTGTCACAAACAATGGGGCCAACTTTAAGGCAGCGAAAAGGATTCTAATAGAGAGGATCCCACATTTGTTTTGGACACCTTGTGCTGCCCATTGTCTGAATTTGTTGCTGCAAGACATTGGTGAGATAAAGGAATTCAACACTGCCATCAATTGGGGCAAGAAAGTGTGTAGATTTCTATACAAGCATGGGAGGATACTTGATCTAATGAGACAGAAGATATGTGGAGATCTTGTGAGACCAGTTGTGACTCGATTTGCTACTTCTTACCTAACATTGGCAAGTATGTACAAGCACAAGAATGGCTTGAGAGCTTTAGTTGTTAGTAAAGAATGGCAGGTTAACAGTATGTCTAACAATAGTGAAGGCAAACAAGTTGAGGATATTGTCCTTTCCATGCCTTTTTGGAATAGAGTGGAGTGTTGCTTGAGAGCTTCACAGCCCTTTCTCGTCGCTCTAAGGATTGCAGATGGGGATGAGACACCAACAGCTCCTGAGATCATGGCAGCCATGGATCATACAAAGACCACCATCAAAGATTCTTTAAAAGCTAAAACCGACTTGCTTAAAGAAGTAATGAAACGCTATGATAATAGGTGGGAAAACCAAAATGCAGTAGAAGTTATATGGAGCAGCCCTATTCTTGAATTCAG TGAACAATCCAAGATTTCTCGTCAAGCTGATGATTATGAACAGTCTGAAGGTgaaggcttctcaatgccattagTAATAAGGGACAGAGACAAAAAGAACCCTA TTCGCTGGTGGAATTCTTATGGTGGCTACTCATTTGAGCTCCAAAGTCTAGCAAAGAAAATTATTAGTCTTTGCTGCTCTGCATCAGGTTGTGAGC TTCCACACAAAAAGAGAAACAGATTAGAGCACAAGAGGTTAAATAAATTGATCTACGTCAGTTACAACAAAAAGATGTCAAACAGGTTTCAAAAAATCAGAGAGCTTGGTTGCAAAGGACAGAAGAACAACCCTCTCATGCTAGATGAATTTCAGTGGGATAATGAATGGGTGGATGCGAATTGTGAGGAATCGACTTGGGCTACTATTGATGAAGCTATTGGTGCATCTGAGAATCTACAGGGCCGCAACTTGCCTAGGGCTGCTGCTACTCGTGCAGCAGCCTCTGTCAGCCAGATGTATATTAGCAAGCGTCCAAGTACTGCTGCAGCTGCAACAACTGCTCCAGAtagcattgatgatgaagatgatgaccatGAAGCACAAGTTCAGCCAGATACATCTAATGCTGAAGTAGGAATGGAGGTGGATGGAGACTCgggtggagatggaggtggaggcTTCAATTTGGATGATGATTTGCTTATTTAG
- the LOC136475857 gene encoding desmethyl-deoxy-podophyllotoxin synthase-like: MAAADLTLLLLAPLLAIPLYFLLAATTRRRTPPRGSKTRLPPGPWALPVIGHLHHLARPGGGRLPHRVMRDLARRHGPLMLLRFGEVPVVVASSAAAAREVMRTHDAAFASRPIGPMSRLWFQGAEGILFAPYGDDWRHLRRVCTQELLTARRVHSFRPVREDELRRLLASIAAASASGTGTVVNLTEKISTYIADSTVRAIIGSRRLKDHDAYLRMLKGLFGIMPGMSLPDLFPSSRLAMLLSRAPARIQAYRRSMRRIMDGIIQEHRDRAAAADGDDEEDFVDVLLRLQKEVDSQFPLTTENIKTVMLDIFGASTETSTTTLDWAMAELLRNPRAMEKAQHEVRQALAGHDTVTEDSLAGLRYLRFVIKESLRLHPPATMLVPRQCQSACQVLGFDVPAGITVIVNAWAIGRDPAHWDEPDEFLPERFEQSTRDFRGADFEFIPFGAGRRICPGMAFGLAHIELALAALLFHFDWSLPGGLAAEELDMTEAFGIATPRRSDLLVVAIPSVPLPTTYGC; this comes from the exons atggccgccgccgaccTCACGCTGCTGCTTCTCGCACCTCTCCTCGCCATCCCGCTCTACTTCCTCTTGGCCGCCACCACCAGACGCAGGACGCCGCCACGCGGGAGCAAAACGCGGCTCCCGCCGGGGCCGTGGGCGCTGCCGGTGATCGGGCACCTGCACCACCTGGCCCGGCCGGGGGGCGGCCGCCTCCCGCACCGCGTCATGCGCGACCTGGCGCGTCGCCACGGCCCGCTCATGCTGCTCCGGTTCGGCGAGGTCCCGGTGGTGGTGGCGtcctccgccgccgcggcgcgcgaGGTGATGCGGACGCACGACGCGGCGTTCGCGTCGCGGCCCATCGGGCCCATGTCGCGGCTCTGGTTCCAGGGCGCCGAGGGCATCCTCTTCGCGCCCTACGGCGACGACTGGCGCCACCTCCGCAGGGTGTGCACCCAGGAGCTCCTCACCGCCCGCCGCGTCCACTCCTTCCGCCCCGTGCGCGAGGACGAGCTCCGCCGCCTGCTCGCCTCCATCGCCGCCGCCTCGGCGTCGGGGACGGGGACCGTCGTCAACCTGACCGAGAAGATATCGACCTACATCGCCGACTCCACGGTGCGCGCCATCATCGGAAGCCGACGGCTCAAGGACCACGACGCATACCTGCGGATGCTCAAGGGCCTCTTCGGCATCATGCCCGGGATGAGCCTGCCGGACCTCTTCCCGTCCTCGCGCCTCGCCATGCTCCTCAGCCGCGCCCCGGCCCGGATCCAGGCCTACCGCCGCAGCATGCGGCGGATCATGGACGGCATCATCCAGGAGCACCGGGACAGGGCAGCCGCcgccgacggcgacgacgaggaggaCTTCGTCGACGTGCTCCTCAGACTTCAGAAGGAAGTGGACTCCCAGTTCCCGCTCACAACCGAGAACATCAAAACCGTCATGCTG GACATATTTGGCGCGAGCACGGAGACGTCGACGACGACGCTGGACTGGGCGATGGCCGAGCTCCTGCGGAACCCGAGGGCCATGGAGAAGGCGCAGCACGAGGTCCGGCAGGCGCTCGCCGGCCACGACACGGTGACCGAGGACAGCCTAGCCGGCCTGCGCTACCTGCGGTTCGTCATCAAGGAGTCGCTGCGGCTGCACCCGCCGGCGACGATGCTGGTTCCACGCCAGTGCCAGAGCGCGTGCCAGGTGCTCGGGTTCGACGTGCCGGCGGGCATCACGGTGATCGTGAACGCGTGGGCGATCGGCAGGGACCCGGCGCACTGGGACGAACCCGACGAGTTCTTGCCGGAAAGGTTCGAGCAGAGCACCAGGGACTTCAGGGGCGCGGACTTCGAGTTCATACCGTTCGGTGCCGGGCGGCGGATCTGCCCCGGCATGGCGTTCGGCCTGGCTCACATCGAGCTCGCGCTCGCGGCGTTGCTGTTTCACTTCGACTGGAGCTTGCCGGGAGGGCTAGCGGCCGAGGAGCTCGACATGACCGAGGCATTTGGGATTGCCACGCCACGGCGTTCCGACCTTTTGGTGGTGGCAATCCCTAGTGTCCCACTGCCCACAACCTACGGATGCTAA